A part of Maridesulfovibrio hydrothermalis AM13 = DSM 14728 genomic DNA contains:
- a CDS encoding polynucleotide adenylyltransferase region gives MISSNNRLKILIVGGAVRDLMLGRKPHDLDFLIASGTAQDFLEAYPAAQSVGKNYEVFIFKGMEFSFPRATGKTVEETIDLDLRSRDFTINSMALDEDGNLYTHPDSLEDITTRTLRPCFAQTFKEDPLRVFRAAAFLARFPEFTAHPDLVTEMKRAAQKGRLNNITPDRIGVELRKGLAGRKPGNFLRLLQEANCLTPWFTELASSTDIPAGPPKYHDKSVLDHIAEIMDKCAGNAITCWMAMCHDLGKSLTPDDLLPAHHGHGKAGVLPAQKLGKRLLLPNKFIRAGEISAQLHMKAGRYRELRPGTKVDLLMKLHLSGLLENMISLCRSDRGEDVMKTAPADLAEILKVSLPPKDRNLGAESGEKLRSLRASRLKSFQHSQNLQNLLK, from the coding sequence ATGATATCCTCAAATAATAGATTAAAAATCCTGATAGTAGGCGGCGCGGTCAGAGACCTTATGCTCGGCCGGAAACCGCATGATCTGGACTTTTTAATAGCTTCCGGCACAGCACAGGATTTTCTTGAAGCATACCCCGCCGCCCAATCCGTAGGAAAAAATTATGAGGTATTTATTTTCAAAGGAATGGAATTTTCATTTCCCCGTGCTACAGGAAAAACCGTAGAGGAAACAATAGATCTAGATTTAAGATCTCGAGACTTTACCATAAACAGCATGGCTCTTGATGAAGACGGAAACCTTTACACCCACCCGGACAGTCTGGAAGATATTACAACCAGAACTCTGCGCCCCTGCTTTGCGCAAACATTCAAAGAAGACCCGCTTCGAGTATTCCGTGCGGCAGCTTTTCTTGCCAGATTCCCAGAATTCACAGCTCATCCCGACCTTGTCACAGAAATGAAAAGAGCCGCTCAAAAAGGCCGGCTTAATAACATTACTCCCGACAGAATCGGAGTTGAACTGCGTAAAGGCTTAGCTGGTCGAAAGCCGGGGAATTTCCTGCGGTTGCTGCAGGAGGCTAACTGCCTTACCCCTTGGTTTACAGAACTTGCCTCAAGCACGGATATCCCCGCCGGACCGCCAAAATATCATGATAAATCAGTCTTAGATCATATTGCTGAAATTATGGATAAATGTGCTGGAAACGCAATCACCTGCTGGATGGCAATGTGTCATGATTTAGGTAAAAGTTTAACACCTGACGACCTGCTTCCAGCACATCACGGCCACGGAAAGGCTGGCGTCTTACCTGCACAAAAACTTGGCAAAAGACTGCTTCTACCGAATAAATTTATCCGGGCCGGAGAAATAAGTGCCCAGTTGCACATGAAGGCGGGAAGATATCGTGAACTGCGCCCCGGGACAAAAGTTGATCTGTTGATGAAACTGCATCTCAGCGGACTGCTGGAAAACATGATAAGTCTTTGCCGATCTGACAGAGGTGAGGACGTAATGAAAACAGCTCCTGCCGATCTGGCAGAGATACTTAAAGTATCCCTGCCGCCAAAAGACAGAAACCTTGGCGCAGAATCAGGTGAAAAACTGCGGAGTCTGCGTGCATCAAGGCTCAAAAGTTTTCAGCACAGCCAGAATTTGCAGAACCTACTCAAATAA
- a CDS encoding TVP38/TMEM64 family protein yields MKKKILILILLILVTVLFFAFDLDRFLTLEYMKNSRQEFQNYYAQNPVSTVLGFFLIYVVVVGVNLPGASVLGLAGGALFGFTTAVITISFASTIGATFACFFSRYLFRDYVQRKFGERLEKVNKGIQEEGSFYLFTLRLIPAVPFVVINLIMGLTPMKLRTFYWVSQIGMLPGTMVYVNAGKELGKIDSLSGIVQPSLILSFAALGLFPLLVKKAVAVVKARRSV; encoded by the coding sequence ATGAAAAAGAAAATATTGATATTAATACTTTTGATTTTGGTTACAGTCCTCTTTTTTGCTTTTGATCTGGACCGTTTCCTGACCTTGGAATATATGAAAAACTCCCGTCAGGAGTTTCAGAATTATTATGCGCAAAACCCTGTTTCCACCGTGCTTGGCTTTTTCCTGATATATGTTGTGGTCGTTGGGGTAAACTTGCCGGGGGCCAGTGTGCTGGGGCTTGCTGGAGGGGCTTTATTCGGTTTTACCACAGCAGTCATAACCATTTCTTTCGCCAGTACTATAGGGGCCACTTTTGCCTGTTTTTTTTCCCGTTATTTGTTCAGGGATTATGTGCAGCGCAAATTCGGTGAACGTCTTGAAAAAGTTAATAAGGGAATTCAGGAGGAAGGATCTTTTTATCTTTTCACTTTACGTTTGATCCCTGCGGTTCCTTTTGTGGTAATCAACCTGATTATGGGACTTACACCCATGAAACTCCGGACTTTCTATTGGGTTTCTCAGATAGGAATGCTGCCCGGGACAATGGTTTATGTGAATGCAGGCAAAGAGCTTGGGAAAATTGATTCACTTTCAGGGATTGTTCAACCCAGCCTTATACTGTCTTTTGCAGCTCTCGGGCTTTTTCCTTTATTAGTAAAAAAAGCAGTTGCAGTAGTTAAAGCTCGGCGGAGTGTTTGA